Part of the Azospirillum brasilense genome is shown below.
CCGAATCCAATCCGCCAACAGGCCGACACGCAGAGGACCGGCACCCAGACGGTCAGGACCCGGATCGTGTTGCTCCACGGGAACCGGATCGCGCAGCGCGGCGAACACCGCGCGCAGCAGGGCGGGATCGCGGGCGATGATGCCGATGAGGTCCTGCGACGGCGACAGCGGTGCGATGCCGGGATCGCGGATGGATCCGGCCGTCGGCTTGAAGCCGAGGACGCCGCACAGGGCGGCTGGGATGCGCACCGACCCGCCGGTGTCGGTGCCGAGCGCGAAGGGCACGATGCCGGCCGCAACCGCCGCCGCCGACCCGCTCGACGACCCGCCGACGGCGAACCGCGCATCCACCGGGTTCAGCACCCGCCCGAAATAGGGATTCAGCCCGGTGGCGGCATAGCAATGCGGGTCGAGGTTCAGCGCCCCGATGGCGATGGCCCCCGCCGCCGCCAGACGGGCGAGCGCCACGCTGGTCCGCGCGCCGCCCCAGCGGTAGCCATGCCCGACCCCCACCGTCGGCTGCCGCCCGGCGGTGACGAAAACGTCCTTGTAGGCGAAGGGCAGCCCCCAGGGCGCCGGTCGCGGATCGTCCGCCGAGGTCGCCGATAGGGCCCGCGCCTGCTCCTCCGCGTCGGGGAACAGCTCGATGAAGGCGTTGAGCCGGCTGGTGCGCGCCGCGGCCAGGGCGGCCGCGACGGCCTGGGCGGGGTCGCGCGGAGACGCGGCGGTCATGCTGAGGCCCTTTCAACAATGGTGTCGCGGTGTGGGGAATGGCGCGGCCTCCGTAATCCCGGAACGGCCCCGTCCCGACAGGCGGAAACGGGGCCGCCGGGCGGGGCGTCAGACGTGGCCGTAGCGCTCCAGCGCCTGCGCCAGGGTCAGGCCGTTCGACAGCTCCTCGCGGATGCGGATCTCGGTCACGGTCAGCGCCTCGGATTCCGCCAGCACCTTCGGAACGATGGCCGCCGGGATGGCGAGCGCGCCGTCCTCGTCGGCCAGGATGAAGTCGCCCGGCTCGATCCTCACGCGCTCCACCGTGGCCCCGCGCAGAAAGACCGGAACCTGCCACGCGTTGACCTTCCAGCGGCCGATCGACTGCACCGGCGTGCGGTAGCGGGCGTAGACCGGGAAGCCGTGATGGCCGAGCCAGCGCACGTCGCGGATGCCACCGTCGACCAGCGCACCGGTGCTGCCGCGCTCCTTCATGCCGATGGCGATCAGCTCGCCGAAATAGCAGATGCCGTTGCCGTCACCGCTCCACACCGACACCTCGCCGGGCGACAGCCCCTGGCAGGCCGCCATCTTGTCGGCATCGCCGCCCAGCGGATAGGGCGTCATCTGGCCGCGGATGGTGTAGGCCCAGCCGGCCAGCCGCCCGGCGGTGGCGGGAAAGGGCATGAATTCCGCCGCCAGCCCCTGGTCGGGCCAGCCCATCACGTCGAGCACATCGGCGACGTTGGAGGTGTCGACAGCCAGGAAGCGGGTGCGGATGTCCTCGCGCTGCGCGGCGGTGAGGACAGTGTCGGTGCTGCTGCTCATACTGGGGATCCTTCGGAATTTTAGATGCTGGGGATGTAGCCGCCGTCCACTCGCAGGGTGGAGCCGGTGACGTAGGCGGCGCGCTCGCTGGCCAGGAAAGCGACGGCGTCGGCGTATTCGCGGGGCTCGCCGTAGCGGGCCATCGGGATGGCGGCGGTGCTCTCGGCGACGACCTCGGCGACCGGCCGCCCCTCGCGCGCCGCCTTGCTCTCGTCCAGGAAGCGGATGCGGTCGGTGGCGATGCGGCCGGGCAGGACGACGTTGACGGTCACGCCGTCGGCCGCCACCTCGCGGGCCAGCGACTTGGACCAGCCGACCAGGGACAGGCGCAGCGCGTTGGACAAGGCGAGGTTGGGGATCGGCGCCACGACGCCCGACGAGGCGCTGGTGACGATCCGGCCCCAGCGCCGCTTCCGCATGCCGGGCAGCACCCGGTCGGTGATGCGGATGACCGACAGCACCATCGCCTCGAACTGCACGGTCCAAACCTTCGGATCGACGCCGCTTGCCGGCGACGGCGGCGGGCCGCCGGTGTTGTTGACCAGGATGTCGATTCCGCCGAACCGTTCCTCGGCCAGGGCGACGTTGCGGTCGGTGGCGGCCGCGTCGCCCAGGTCCCAGACGATGGGGAGGCAGGGTGCGGCGGTTTCGGCGCTGGCAAATTCGGTGAGAGCGGCGTTGGTGGCGGCCAGCGATGGTGCGTCGCGGTCGGCGATGACGAGGTTGGCGCCTTCGCGCGCCAGCCCCAGGGCGATGGCGCGGCCGAGCCCGCCCCCGGCCCCGAGCACCAAGGCGGTGCGTCCGGAAAGTCCGAGATCCATGACGAATCCCCCTTCTGTTTTTCGTTTCTTGCTGAAATCAGGCGCTCAGGAGCCGACGCGCAGCGGCGCGCGCAGCTTGCGCAGATAGGCCAACACCGACAGGGCAGTGATGCGGCCGGTCTTCGGGTTGTCGGTCGGGATGTTCTCGATCGCCATGGTGAAGGTCGCCGAGTCCGCCTCGACCTCGATGCGGTGGGTGTTGCGCTCCAGCGTCGGGTCGGCCCAGATCTCCAGCGTCGTGCGGTCGGGGCCGATGCCGGCCAGCGACAGCGCCACCGCGACATTCAGGTTGGCCGGGAAGCCGACCGCCGCCTCGCGCGGGGTGCCGTGGAAGATGCGCAGCGGACCGGTGATGTCCTCGATGGCGATGCCGTTCTCGACCAGATAGGGGGCGCCGACCAGACCGCGCACCGGCTTGCGCGTCACCATGCGCACGGCGCGGATTTCCCCCTCCGCCGCCGCCGTCACCGCGTCGAGCCCGAGCAGCGCCCCGGTCGGCACGACGATCTGTCCGCAATGGGCGCGGGCGGTGGCGACCAGCCCCTCGTTGGCCAGCAGGGCGCCGGAGCTGAGCACCACCGCCGTCTTGCCGACGCGGAGGAACGGCTCGACGATCGCCGGAAGCAGGGCTGCGGGCGCGCATTCGACGACGAGGTCGGCGAGCGGCTCCAGCTCGGCGATGTCCACCACCGGCACCGGGTGGGTCAGGG
Proteins encoded:
- a CDS encoding amidase — encoded protein: MTAASPRDPAQAVAAALAAARTSRLNAFIELFPDAEEQARALSATSADDPRPAPWGLPFAYKDVFVTAGRQPTVGVGHGYRWGGARTSVALARLAAAGAIAIGALNLDPHCYAATGLNPYFGRVLNPVDARFAVGGSSSGSAAAVAAGIVPFALGTDTGGSVRIPAALCGVLGFKPTAGSIRDPGIAPLSPSQDLIGIIARDPALLRAVFAALRDPVPVEQHDPGPDRLGAGPLRVGLLADWIRTGVDSEIATVIQSVLRRMTQGGAVATEVALPSLDVLNTCAGTITSFEASALHRSALAERPDWYPAAVRRRLVAAAEVGRDAYDQALRGREAHRAAVIGGAFAAADVLLCPVIGGPAPRLDGVDDDDVTIAGVTTLAFLRFNRPFSLLGLPALALPAGRDRNGMPVGVQIVGRPGADDLVLAIADRFGGASDRPA
- a CDS encoding RraA family protein, with translation MSSSTDTVLTAAQREDIRTRFLAVDTSNVADVLDVMGWPDQGLAAEFMPFPATAGRLAGWAYTIRGQMTPYPLGGDADKMAACQGLSPGEVSVWSGDGNGICYFGELIAIGMKERGSTGALVDGGIRDVRWLGHHGFPVYARYRTPVQSIGRWKVNAWQVPVFLRGATVERVRIEPGDFILADEDGALAIPAAIVPKVLAESEALTVTEIRIREELSNGLTLAQALERYGHV
- a CDS encoding SDR family oxidoreductase → MDLGLSGRTALVLGAGGGLGRAIALGLAREGANLVIADRDAPSLAATNAALTEFASAETAAPCLPIVWDLGDAAATDRNVALAEERFGGIDILVNNTGGPPPSPASGVDPKVWTVQFEAMVLSVIRITDRVLPGMRKRRWGRIVTSASSGVVAPIPNLALSNALRLSLVGWSKSLAREVAADGVTVNVVLPGRIATDRIRFLDESKAAREGRPVAEVVAESTAAIPMARYGEPREYADAVAFLASERAAYVTGSTLRVDGGYIPSI
- a CDS encoding aspartate dehydrogenase; the encoded protein is MTETPLGLSQTPAHARTLPPLRIAVAGLGAVGLKIVEALDEGLDGCVLTAVSARDKAAAADRLSALTHPVPVVDIAELEPLADLVVECAPAALLPAIVEPFLRVGKTAVVLSSGALLANEGLVATARAHCGQIVVPTGALLGLDAVTAAAEGEIRAVRMVTRKPVRGLVGAPYLVENGIAIEDITGPLRIFHGTPREAAVGFPANLNVAVALSLAGIGPDRTTLEIWADPTLERNTHRIEVEADSATFTMAIENIPTDNPKTGRITALSVLAYLRKLRAPLRVGS